DNA sequence from the Desulfatiglans sp. genome:
TAGAATAAATACCAGGGGGACAATTCTCTTTACCATTTTAATCTCCATCAACATTATAAGAAATTCATGATCAAAAAAAAATCCCCGGATCGAATTTAATCGACCCGGGGATTACCCTTTTTTATCCTCGAGATCAGCAATGTAATGCCATATTCCGCGATGGCCAATACCTTATTCCGGCAGGTCTTCTGACTTCCCCCCCTGTTTAACGGCCTTCCCATCAAATGACAGTGGCATTAAAAAGGTTAAGCAGGTTCTCTTTTCAAAAAGAAAAGAGAGGGGTCACAGCGGCGGGTCCGTTCCCGACTTTAACGGGATTCCCTTAAAAGCTCATTAACGAGCGCCGAAATTATGCGCATTATTTATGAAATAAAAAACAATGAGTCAAGATAAAAATTATTTTCTTTGATCAAACCATTAACATGTAAATAATAACATACCATCAAATCTTCCTAACAGACTTTGCCATCAACCTGATATGCTCGCTGTTTGTTCCGCAGCAACCACCTATAATGTTTGCCCCTGCCTTTATAAGATCACCTGCCTTCCCTGCCATCTGTTCAGGCGCTTCCCGGAAAATAGTCTCTCCATCTCTGAAAATTGGAAGCCCTGCATTGGCCTGTATAAGTATCGGTGTAGAGTTATCTTGTTTTCTGATTAAACGTACAATTTCAATCATACCATCTATGCCGTTACCGCAGTTGGAGCCTATTATATCAGCACCGGCATCTAATGCTGTTTTCATAGCGTTATCAATTGAAAGCCCCATCATTGTATGAAAATCCCCTGATGGCGATTTATTAAAAACAAATGTGCAGGCAACTTCACAACCTGTTGATACCTTTGCAGCCCGGATTGCAAGGCGCGCTTCCACAGGATCAGAGATCGTTTCAATACAGATAGCATCAACGCCCCCTTCTGCCAGGGCCTTTGCCTGTAAACAGTAACCCTCATACACCTCATCTTCAGATACATCTTCCATACACAGCATCAAGCCTGTAGGCCCCATTGACCCGAAGACAAAATGGGTGTCACCTGCTGCCTCCCTTGATATCATTGCAGCAGCCCTGTTTAACTCTACGACCTTTTTCTCCAGTTTAAAATTTTTAAGCTTAACCGGATTAGCCCCAAAGCTGTTTGTTAAAATGATATCAGAGCCTGCATCTATATAACCCTTTGCAATTGCAAGCACATCATCATGGTGGGTGAGATTCCATTCTTCAGGGCATTCCCCTGGCTTAAGCCCCCGTTTATGAAGCTCTGTGCCGCATGCCCCGTCTGAAATCAGGATACGACCTTTTTTTATCTCGGAAACAGCGGATTTCATATGATTGTCCTCATCTAATTAAGGTTGAATGACTTTCGTCAAAAGAGACTTCCCTGTATTGTTTTAGCCTCTCAGCAAAGGCATCAGTTCCGGCCCAGCCGCATGAGTTTAATTCAGGACAGAAGCCGCGGTATATACATTCAGGCACACAAACATTGTACAGTTCAGGTAACTCTTTTTTAACGGCATCAAGTACCAGTTTCCACGCCTTGTTTGTTTCACGCGATGCTTGGGCGCATAATCTTTTTCTTGAGATATTTATTATTGCCTGTGCATTTGCTATGCACTCGTGTGTTACCAGTTGAGACTGTGGCAATTCATCCCTGTTAATACCTGTCCGGTCGCTTCTCTGTGTACTTACAAAGTGCTCTATGCCTATCTTGTGTCTGACAAAGTGAACGCTTACCCAGTACTGCAGATCAACCCATTTCCACTTGATTATCAGCTGGCGTATTGGGGAATGTTCACAAAGAAGCATCTTATGCCGCCATTTTATACCCGGTTCTCCACGGCCTTTTTCCATGCCCACAGTTGTCCTGGCAGCATCAGCAACCTCACGCCATGTCGCTTTTATCTCGATATAATCAATACGCATTACATAACTCCTATATTATGAAAAAGATAAAAAATAATAGTGGAAACAGGGGTGCAAGTATTAATTTCTCATGGAAATTTGTCAAGAAATTTGCAATAGTGTATCAGTATCTTATCACTTTAATTAATTATTTTAAAAACCCGGGGGTTAGTCATGAATAAGAATATGATTATACTTGCAATGCTTCTTCTATTCACTTCAATAAACACATCTGCCCAGATGCCAAAGATAGACTGGGAGGCCATACAAAAGGAAAATGCAAAAGATCATGCCCTGATGATGAATATGCTTGGCATAACAGAGATCAGGCCAG
Encoded proteins:
- a CDS encoding methionine synthase codes for the protein MKSAVSEIKKGRILISDGACGTELHKRGLKPGECPEEWNLTHHDDVLAIAKGYIDAGSDIILTNSFGANPVKLKNFKLEKKVVELNRAAAMISREAAGDTHFVFGSMGPTGLMLCMEDVSEDEVYEGYCLQAKALAEGGVDAICIETISDPVEARLAIRAAKVSTGCEVACTFVFNKSPSGDFHTMMGLSIDNAMKTALDAGADIIGSNCGNGIDGMIEIVRLIRKQDNSTPILIQANAGLPIFRDGETIFREAPEQMAGKAGDLIKAGANIIGGCCGTNSEHIRLMAKSVRKI
- a CDS encoding thymidylate synthase ThyX, which codes for MRIDYIEIKATWREVADAARTTVGMEKGRGEPGIKWRHKMLLCEHSPIRQLIIKWKWVDLQYWVSVHFVRHKIGIEHFVSTQRSDRTGINRDELPQSQLVTHECIANAQAIINISRKRLCAQASRETNKAWKLVLDAVKKELPELYNVCVPECIYRGFCPELNSCGWAGTDAFAERLKQYREVSFDESHSTLIR